From a region of the Dickeya poaceiphila genome:
- a CDS encoding MGMT family protein, with translation MTTEVDNFRQRVIHVIAAIPYGCVVTYGDVALLAGSSRAARQVGGILRGLPAGSELPWYRVINRKGEISLTGPDFQRQKSALQSEGIILNSEGKIDLDKFRWRYMQGR, from the coding sequence ATGACTACTGAGGTGGATAATTTTCGACAGCGCGTCATCCACGTTATCGCCGCAATTCCTTACGGATGTGTTGTTACCTATGGCGATGTTGCACTCCTTGCCGGTTCATCGCGCGCAGCACGGCAAGTTGGCGGTATATTACGGGGCTTACCCGCTGGCAGCGAGTTACCCTGGTACCGGGTAATTAACCGGAAAGGTGAGATTTCACTTACAGGTCCAGATTTTCAGCGGCAAAAATCAGCCCTTCAATCTGAAGGAATAATATTGAATTCGGAAGGGAAGATCGATCTGGACAAATTCCGCTGGCGGTACATGCAAGGCCGTTAA
- a CDS encoding YbaY family lipoprotein, with the protein MRLWHIFGGITVLSALSGCVNNHSTVSEAAAPAIGQVQRLSQPVSGMPTVTGTINIRQKIALPPDSVLTVTVSDASIPDVPSKVISQRVIRTEGQQAPFRFVLPYNPSEIRPDARILLSAAVAINNRVTLITEHVMPVVSNGVNNADLTLIPVPAVPVPAKPAGFLTPNEPETSGDSSGLLLQSY; encoded by the coding sequence ATGAGATTATGGCATATCTTTGGCGGTATTACGGTATTGTCCGCACTTTCCGGATGCGTGAATAACCATAGTACTGTTTCTGAGGCGGCTGCACCGGCAATAGGGCAGGTTCAGAGGCTTTCCCAACCTGTTAGCGGAATGCCCACTGTGACTGGCACAATCAATATTCGCCAAAAAATCGCGTTGCCACCAGATTCGGTGCTGACGGTAACGGTATCTGATGCGTCTATTCCAGATGTACCCTCAAAAGTTATCTCCCAGCGGGTTATCCGAACTGAAGGCCAGCAGGCACCATTCCGGTTTGTACTGCCTTATAACCCGTCAGAAATTCGGCCTGATGCCCGAATTCTGCTAAGCGCCGCTGTTGCTATTAACAACCGGGTGACACTGATTACTGAACATGTGATGCCAGTGGTCAGCAATGGGGTGAATAATGCCGATCTGACCTTGATACCGGTGCCAGCCGTGCCGGTACCTGCGAAACCTGCTGGGTTTTTAACACCTAATGAGCCGGAGACATCGGGTGATAGTTCTGGTTTATTATTGCAATCTTATTAA
- the tesB gene encoding acyl-CoA thioesterase II, whose product MGQALQNLLDLLNLEKLEEGLFRGQSQDLGLRQVFGGQVVGQALSAARQTVPAERFVHSFHSYFLLPGDSQKPIIYDVETLRDGNSFSARRVSAIQNGRSIFYMTASFQTRQSGFEHQNEMPQVIPPEELPSEQDIARSMEHLIPPAMRQIFTADRPIEIRPVTFHNPLKGEVSPPVRQVWFRANGTMPDDERTHQYLLGYTSDCHFLLTALQPHGVGFLEQGMQVATIDHAMWFHRPFRLDDWLLYTVESPSASGARGFVRGHFYTREGVLVASSAQEGVIRRHGQ is encoded by the coding sequence ATGGGTCAGGCATTACAAAATCTTCTCGATCTGCTGAATCTGGAAAAACTGGAAGAAGGACTATTCCGTGGTCAAAGTCAGGATCTGGGATTACGTCAGGTATTTGGTGGACAGGTAGTCGGCCAGGCATTGTCAGCTGCCAGACAAACCGTACCCGCAGAGCGCTTCGTCCACTCGTTTCACAGCTACTTTCTGCTCCCTGGCGATAGCCAGAAACCGATTATTTATGATGTAGAGACACTGCGAGACGGTAACAGCTTTAGTGCCAGACGCGTCAGTGCCATTCAGAATGGCCGTTCGATTTTTTACATGACAGCCTCTTTTCAGACTCGTCAAAGCGGCTTTGAACATCAAAATGAGATGCCACAAGTAATACCACCTGAAGAACTCCCATCTGAACAGGATATTGCCCGTAGCATGGAACATTTGATTCCGCCGGCTATGCGACAAATTTTTACTGCTGACAGACCGATTGAGATTCGTCCGGTAACATTCCATAACCCATTAAAAGGCGAAGTTTCTCCTCCAGTCAGGCAAGTATGGTTTCGTGCCAATGGCACCATGCCTGATGACGAGAGAACACACCAATATCTGCTCGGCTATACCTCCGATTGCCACTTCCTGCTTACGGCGCTGCAACCGCATGGCGTAGGATTCCTTGAGCAAGGTATGCAAGTCGCCACCATTGACCATGCCATGTGGTTCCACCGACCGTTCCGTCTGGATGATTGGCTGCTTTACACCGTTGAAAGCCCCTCAGCCTCTGGTGCTCGCGGATTTGTACGCGGCCATTTCTACACCCGTGAAGGTGTGCTGGTGGCCTCCAGTGCACAGGAAGGCGTCATCCGGCGGCATGGACAATAA
- the tomB gene encoding Hha toxicity modulator TomB: protein MDEYTPQHYDIAQLRFLCENLHDESIATLGDSNRGWVNDPTSAVNLQLNELIEHIAAFVVTYKIKYPHEAALCERVEKYLDDTYILFSNYGINDAELRKWQKSKSQLFRMFSEKSICTVVKT, encoded by the coding sequence ATGGATGAGTATACACCCCAACATTATGATATTGCCCAACTCAGATTCTTATGTGAAAATCTGCACGATGAAAGTATTGCTACATTAGGTGACAGTAACCGTGGATGGGTGAATGATCCGACCTCTGCGGTTAATCTTCAACTAAACGAACTTATCGAACACATTGCAGCATTTGTTGTTACCTACAAAATAAAATACCCGCATGAAGCGGCGTTATGTGAACGAGTTGAGAAATATCTAGACGATACTTATATTCTTTTCAGCAACTACGGTATAAATGATGCAGAGTTGCGGAAATGGCAAAAATCCAAGTCACAATTATTCAGAATGTTCTCAGAAAAGAGCATCTGTACGGTAGTAAAAACTTAA
- a CDS encoding HHA domain-containing protein, which yields MKKIDYLMRLRKCTTIDTLERVIEKNKYELSNDELEMFYSAADHRLAELTMNKLYDKVPTAVWKYVR from the coding sequence ATGAAAAAAATCGACTATCTAATGCGTTTGCGTAAATGCACAACCATCGATACGCTTGAGCGTGTTATAGAAAAAAACAAGTACGAGCTTTCTAACGATGAACTTGAAATGTTCTATTCAGCCGCAGACCACCGTCTTGCAGAGTTAACGATGAATAAACTTTACGACAAAGTACCAACTGCTGTGTGGAAATATGTTCGATAA